From Aptenodytes patagonicus chromosome 1, bAptPat1.pri.cur, whole genome shotgun sequence, one genomic window encodes:
- the GPR12 gene encoding G-protein coupled receptor 12, which produces MNEDLKVNLSWLPQDHVEASSTENASAAGSSLVPVIDPEPELLVNPWDIVLCTSGTLISCENAIVVLIIFHNPSLRAPMFLLIGSLALADLLAGIGLIINFVFAYLLQSEATKLVTIGLIVASFSASVGSLLAITVDRYLSLYYALTYNSERTVTFTYVMLILLWGASICIGLLPVMGWNCLRDESTCSVIRPLTKNNAAVLSVSFLLMFALMLQLYIQICKIVMRHAHQIALQHHFLATSHYVTTRKGVSTLAIILGTFAACWMPFTLYSLIADYTYPSIYTYATLLPATYNSIINPVIYAFRNQEIQKALWLVCCGCIPSNLSQRARSPSDV; this is translated from the coding sequence ATGAATGAAGATCTGAAGGTTAATTTGAGCTGGCTGCCTCAGGATCATGTAGAAGCCAGCTCTACCGAGAATGCCTCAGCCGCAGGCTCCTCCCTGGTTCCTGTCATAGACCCAGAGCCAGAGCTTTTGGTAAACCCCTGGGACATTGTCTTGTGTACTTCAGGGACCCTTATCTCCTGCGAAAATGCCATTGTGGTTCTTATCATTTTCCATAATCCCAGTCTTCGCGCCCCCATGTTCCTCCTGATAGGCAGCCTGGCGCTGGCAGATCTCTTAGCGGGCATTGGATTGATCATCAATTTCGTTTTTGCATACCTTCTGCAATCAGAAGCTACGAAACTGGTTACGATTGGACTGATTGTTGCCTCTTTCTCAGCATCTGTCGGCAGCTTGCTGGCTATTACTGTTGATCGTTACCTCTCCCTGTATTACGCTTTGACTTACAATTCAGAGAGGACTGTCACTTTTACCTATGTCATGCTTATATTGCTCTGGGGAGCATCTATCTGTATTGGACTGCTGCCTGTAATGGGCTGGAACTGCCTCAGAGATGAATCCACCTGCAGTGTTATCAGACCGCTCACTAAAAATAATGCAGCTGTCCTTTCAGTCTCTTTCTTGCTTATGTTTGCCCTCATGCTGCAGCTCTACATTCAAATCTGTAAAATAGTGATGCGCCACGCTCATCAGATTGCCTTGCAACACCATTTCCTGGCCACTTCCCACTATGTGACTACCCGAAAAGGAGTGTCTACTTTGGCCATTATTTTGGGgacttttgctgcttgctggaTGCCTTTTACACTCTATTCTTTAATAGCAGATTACACCTATCCTTCTATATACACCTATGCCACCCTCCTGCCAGCTACCTACAATTCCATCATCAATCCTGTAATATATGCTTTTAGAAACCAGGAGATACAGAAAGCACTTTGGCTCGTCTGTTGTGGCTGTATTCCTTCTAACCTGTCTCAGAGAGCAAGATCACCCAGTGATGTCTGA